The genomic interval ACTCATCTGGAAAGATGAGAGCCTCCACCGTGTTCGTTATGAGAGTGGTGAGATTCAAGACGGTTGTGATACCCATTTTTTTGAATATTTCCATGTTTCCCGGGTCGTTGACAAGACTCACTACCCGCTTTACCCCGAAGTCCTTCATAACAAGCTGTGCGATGAACAAATTGACCTCATCTCTTGGAGTGAGGATCACCACCACATCGTTTTTTGAAACCTCGGCGTCTCTGAGTATTTCTTTGTGACTTCCATCTCCGTGTATGATCGTCGCCTTCAATTTCTTGGCGAACTCTTCGCAGAGTTCCCTGTCTTTGTTTATGATCACTACACCGTACTTTCGTGACAGCATGGAACGCGCAAGGTAATACGCCGTCGTTTCTCCACCGATTATTATGACTTTCAATCTTCTTCACTCCCTATGATGAACTCCTTTACTTTCTCTATCATGAGAACGGCGGGACAGATGGTTTTTATTCCATTTTCTTCGAAAATCTTTATCTTTTCCGGATCGTAGACCCTGGCGATCACGTTCTCCACGTTGAACATGTACCTTGCGTTCATCGAGATGAAGAAATTCGTACTGTCGTCGTTCGTGAACGCAAACACCATGTCTGCCTTCTCCATACCACACTCTTTCAGAGTTTCAAACTCCGCGGCATCTCCCACCACGGTGAAACCGGAAAACTCGGAGTTGAGCCTGTGAAACGCGTATTCGTTTTTATCCACGACCACGACACTGTGTCCCGAAGAGGAAGCAAGATTTGCTATCAGCGATCCAAGTCTTCCACAGCCGAATATCACGATGTACTTGCTTTTCTGTTTTTTTGACATACTGTTAACTCCCTCACCTTCAATATCTGTACCTGTGAATCCTTCTCATCTTTAAAATATATCCCCAAATCATCCCGTAGACAAATCCACCTATGTGTGCCCACCACGCTATTCCGTAGGATCCAACAAGGCCGTTCAGAACCTGGATAAAGAACCAGATCATCAGATAGTAGAACGCCGGTATTTCCACGAGTGTGAGGAAGAAGAAAATTGGAAACAGAGTCACGATCCTCGAGTACGGAAACAGCACGAAATAAGCTCCCATAACGCCGGACACCGCTCCGGATGCTCCAACCATGGGAGTTGTTGAATGAAACGCAAAAACGAATTGGGTGAGTGCGGCAAAAATACCGGCAGATAGATAAAACAGAGTGTAGCCAACATGGCCCATCTCGTCTTCTGTGTTGTCTCCGAATATCCAGAGAAACCACATGTTACCCAGGATGTGCCAGAACCCTCCGTGGAGAAACATGTGAGTTATGAAAGGAAGAAGGGAAAAGCCGAGCGCTTCTTTTACTCTCTCAACCGTATAACGAGCTGGCACGAGGCCATATCTGTACATGAACAGGAGAAGTTCTCTGTCGTTCAACATGAGTTCATACACGAAAACAACCACGTTTATCAAAATCAAAGCTATCGTTACGTAAGGCTTCTTTCTACTTGGGAGAACATCGTAAAGAGGAAACACGATATCACCTCATCAGATGGTCAGATATGTTCGCCCTTTCCACCACTTCCGGTAATATCTTCGATTCGTCTCCCGTCATGATCACAACCACGCCCGGACCGTGTCCTGCTGAAACGCAGGCAGAGTGTACCACAACACCTATCGATACTGCCCCTTTTCTGTACTTTCCAACTCCATAGGAATTGTCGTGGTCCTGAATTGCGACGATGTCTCCAAGTTTCAGATCCGCTACTCCAAGATCCTCAGGATTCGATGCCATTATATCGTAGTCGGTGGAAGCACTGCTCGAAGCGCCAATCCCAGATCCCATCATGTGCGCTGGAATCTTCGCAACAACAGGTACATGGATTTTCCCATTCTTTTCCTGTATCCCAAGTTTTTCGAAGAGATCTGGGTCGATGTTCATCACCTTCACATCCGGATGATCCAGAAGCTTCAGTCCCTGCCCCCAGGCCTTTATCAATATCTTATCCCCCACCATAAGCTTTCCGAGTACTTCTTCTTCGAAATAAACGAGAACGTGGTTCACACCTCCGTGTTTTCCCGTGACGAACCCTCTGCTTCCCTTCGCGTCTCCAGACATCACGATCACTTCGTTTCCTATACACGAAAGGGTCATCAGCGGTATTTCCTCTTCCTTATTCCTTGCCATGACAGAAACACCCGGTTCTACGTGGTCTCCTGCCCATCCGTAAGCACTGTCACCCACTTTCACGTTGTAGGTGATGCCCCCAAGCACTGGAATTACCCTCACTGTCCCTTCGGTTGTTACACTGTAAGGAGACCTCATTTTCGCTGGAGCGATCTCTCCAACAACCGAAATTCGAACGAGTCTGTCTTTGTTAGTTCTCACAAATCTCACCTCCAGTGTGTGGTATCATTGAGTAGATAGGGAAAACAAGGAGGTGACACTTTGAAATTTTACATCACCACCCCAATCTACTACGTGAATTCTGAGCCTCACATAGGAAGTGCCTACACCACTATTGTAGCCGATATCATCGCTCGCTACAAACGTTTCATGGGTTACGATGTGTTCTTTCTCACGGGAACGGACGAACACG from Thermotoga sp. Mc24 carries:
- a CDS encoding rhomboid family intramembrane serine protease, with protein sequence MFPLYDVLPSRKKPYVTIALILINVVVFVYELMLNDRELLLFMYRYGLVPARYTVERVKEALGFSLLPFITHMFLHGGFWHILGNMWFLWIFGDNTEDEMGHVGYTLFYLSAGIFAALTQFVFAFHSTTPMVGASGAVSGVMGAYFVLFPYSRIVTLFPIFFFLTLVEIPAFYYLMIWFFIQVLNGLVGSYGIAWWAHIGGFVYGMIWGYILKMRRIHRYRY
- a CDS encoding potassium channel family protein, with the protein product MKVIIIGGETTAYYLARSMLSRKYGVVIINKDRELCEEFAKKLKATIIHGDGSHKEILRDAEVSKNDVVVILTPRDEVNLFIAQLVMKDFGVKRVVSLVNDPGNMEIFKKMGITTVLNLTTLITNTVEALIFPDEFSSIIPLEQGIEFLSVNVEEDSPVVGKKLKDLPLPRDSIIAAIVRGGVLVVPRGDTEILSGDKLYVIVSAEAKETVEETLLGR
- a CDS encoding potassium channel family protein — translated: MSKKQKSKYIVIFGCGRLGSLIANLASSSGHSVVVVDKNEYAFHRLNSEFSGFTVVGDAAEFETLKECGMEKADMVFAFTNDDSTNFFISMNARYMFNVENVIARVYDPEKIKIFEENGIKTICPAVLMIEKVKEFIIGSEED
- a CDS encoding DUF4438 domain-containing protein, whose translation is MRTNKDRLVRISVVGEIAPAKMRSPYSVTTEGTVRVIPVLGGITYNVKVGDSAYGWAGDHVEPGVSVMARNKEEEIPLMTLSCIGNEVIVMSGDAKGSRGFVTGKHGGVNHVLVYFEEEVLGKLMVGDKILIKAWGQGLKLLDHPDVKVMNIDPDLFEKLGIQEKNGKIHVPVVAKIPAHMMGSGIGASSSASTDYDIMASNPEDLGVADLKLGDIVAIQDHDNSYGVGKYRKGAVSIGVVVHSACVSAGHGPGVVVIMTGDESKILPEVVERANISDHLMR